In the genome of Hippoglossus hippoglossus isolate fHipHip1 chromosome 9, fHipHip1.pri, whole genome shotgun sequence, the window CACCTGTTTAAGGAAAGTAAAGAACAGTTGTGCAAGCGTAAAATAACATTACTAGACACCTGGATATTGACATTAGGACTTCAGTGAAACACTCCTCTCTTGTGGAGAAACAGTAAACATATCTTTTGTCTTGGCACAGCAGCAGTTACACACCTGATATGTCTCTACTGGTCGGCTCTCCATGTTGAGATCCCAGATTTTGACAGTCAGGTAGTCTCGGGTCATCATATAGCGTCCACTGTGGCTGAACTTTACATCAGAGATGGATGAGATGATTTCAGAAAAGAACGAGCGATTGTTCGGATCCTCTGGCTCttcaaatacttaaaaaaaagaaaaggatgtaTGACATTATTTTACCCTGACTTCTACTTAATACAATAACAGactacacattttttttaaagctgtgtaGAATTTATTGCAGAAACATTGTAAAGATGCACTGTACGGATACCATCATAAACATCATGTTTCTACAAGCCAGCTTTTTATAAAAttgaaaaaagtcaaacaaacagtGATAAGAGAGACCTAAGACACTCCCATCATTCTCTTTTAAACTCTATTTGTTTATTGTGCTGCAACTCAAATTGTAAATTTCTCAAGCACTCCTTGTGCAATCATTTTCCATGCCTCCCTCTCCACTCCAAGATAATGGGTGGTTGAGTGACAAGACTTCACAGGAAACTGAAGTTTTGGTTAAAGCTTACATTTTCTTGGCAAATGTTGTAGTTGAAATGTTATAAAAGCTACTTCCCAACTTAAATATCTGGGATTTGAAAGCATGTAGATTGATAAGGATAATACTGCCATATGCCTTTATAGAATTAAAAATAAGTCTTATTTGTAGAGCACTTTTATAACACTTACAATGTAACTTCACcacattaacaataacataataagatacaattataattaatttaaataaatgtaaactctgaaataaattaaatttaaaaaataagttttaagaagggatttaaatGCAGCTTTAGATGTGGCATGTCCAATGTCATCTGGTAAGTCAATCCATAGTTTGAGGGCTCTAAGTTCCAGAAGACCACTGTGTTGTTTAGAAAAACTTCCCAGGCAATAGTAGCTAGTTGATGAAGAACGTTTAGGCTCTTTATATGCATTAAGCACAGTATTTCCACTTTGAGAGAGAACTTAGACATTTAAACCTATTTCATTGTGTATCATCCATTTTCCTTCAGCACACACCTCAGAGTGCAACTGCTCCCCTGCAGGCACACAGCATGAAATAAATTGGCTTACTTTTGGCGTGGTTGTCACACAGGGCTGATGCCCTCATGTCACACAAACGAATGGTgcctttgctgctgctgtagacAAAGGTGTTGCATTGGTTGGGGTGAAACTCCGCAGCTGTGATCACCTCTGTTAACTCCTCCATATTGGCTGGTTTAATGTCAACAATATCTGAAGAAGTGCGGTTAAGGTCAAGTGGCTTAACAGACATTTACACAACTTAAAGAGATACTTCCAAAATAGGAATCAGACAAAAAGGTTTTGCTACAGGGCTAGTACACACAACCTGCAATCAGAACTTCCCCCACATGTTCTAAGTccaataattcatatttttggaGGTCAATACGGTTATAAGAATATTAAGTTTGAATAATTCTGCCTGTGATCATGTATTCAGTTAGTCTACTATCATATCTATGACAGATGCTCAGTACAAACATCAATACCGGCTTATTTTGGGAATGCACGCACAATGGTAGCATTTGGCCATCGCATAATTCATTTTACCCTCATTAGAGAGTTAGGACACTTCACATCTTTAGTCAGGGCAATGcaggaaaacattttcacaacGTAACTTCTTCAGGGTCAATCATATACAACATTTCAACTATAGAGTCACTACAATATGTTTAGAAGTTTAAAAATCCTTACTTTGGGGACATCTGGTGGTATTATTAAATATCACACCAattaatatatttcaataaCACAAAAATTGGATCATTGCTTGCATGGTCTATATAATAAAACTGATGAATGAATTGATGATGAATTTACAGACATGGATCAGAAAAGGTGTCCTTATATGCAGTGAAGTTCAGTTTTGCAGCAGGGACAGTCTGACTATATCCTGTGTGATGTGTGGTGGGTAGGTGAACCGGATGTACGCAAGGTCACATCATAAACTGACAGTGAGTCAGCTATTTATGTTCTCGTAAAATCAACCAgaagtttgacatgttttcttaGTCAACTTATACCGACACTACAAATTCATATTTCCAAGTAAGAGGCTACTGTTTAGAGACTTGAATGATCATCTCCACCACAGAACATGAAAAATGTTGTGATCTGTAAAAGATGATGTAGCATACAATTAAACAACAAAAGGATACTAAAGCTGCGATCTGTGATCTCCAGATGCCAGAGGTTAACGCGCAGGTCATCTGCAGACAGGTAGGTCTCACAATCACTGTTGACTGAGATTGAGTTGATATGATAAGTGTGAGCATTCGCAAACACTCGTCTAGGGCTGGCTTCCACCATCAAGTCCATGGGCCTGAACACTGGTACCTACGGAGAGGAGCAGGGTTAGGATCATCATCaaatgtgtttggatgtgtATTGCTGTACCTCGGCACCATTGAAAATGAGGGTTCTACCTCAATGTGTCTCCCgaggttttaaataaataaatgatgaacaATTTATGAAATGACGACCAGACAGAAAACTGTTACGTGCATGTAGAGCGGAATAGACCTTTACCAGAGTGGACAATTAAAGGCTCCAGTGCAGGAGCACCATGAATGgattgttaatgttattatgTTGCCTTCAAATGGGGTTAAGTTTACCGTACTTCACCAACTGACTCCATATGACACCCATTCACAATCTCAGAAATTTCTGAGAACTTTGAGTTCACACGTTTtgctgacattttcagaaatggtGAAGGCAACTGAAGTTAATATATCATTGGATaagttaatattatatttttagttgtatagtttttctttatagtCTTACTTCATAGTGTCCAaacaaaatattgatattttccATGGCCTCATGTTTACCCTCTGTCATTAAGCCTTTACTTTCTCTACATTAGACTACCCGACTGCTTCTGTGGCTCCCAGACGTCCACAGTAACATTAATAACAGCATCAATGTTGCTGTTGATTTGCAGCTTTGTCGTCATTTAACAGCTTGAGCACCAAGCACACCTTGTACAGGACCTCCCACATTATAACCACAAGCGCTCAATTTCCGTTCAAAAGGCCGCATTAGTTAAACATGTGGCAATGATGGCTGGATTTCAGCATGAATCAAAATTTTGACAGAAGGTGCTGCAATGACTATTTTCATGTAGTTGGCAACCAAGCAAATTATCACAGTTTTAATTCACTACCTTGATTTACTGCTTTAAGGAATGGATGGGAAGCAAGTAAATAATTTTTGCTGTCGCTATTAATTACAAATCCgacatataaaacatgtttaacaaCAAGTACATGTTCAACATTATTGGGACAGTGTTAAAGTAAATTATACACACCCGTAGTGTTGTGACAGTGTTGGGATCTCTGTAGCGGCCATCTTCTTCCTTCAGATTGTAGCCCTCTGGTCTCTTGTCACGCTCACTAATTTTCCACAGCTTTATGGTTTTGTCTGCCAAAGTCAAAGAGCAGAGATCATAAAATATTATCATAAATAACATAAACTGTATAAATTTAGATTAGTTGCTGCCAAACGAAGTCTACAGCAGCCAGTCGGAAAGATTGCAGTTTAAGAATAGCTCATTATCAccaattaattattatttcagtgaATCAGTTTGCTTAGCATCCGGTGGTTTAATCACCATTTGTAGACAAAAGGAACTGTGCAGCGTTTTTCTGAGGAAGCCATCGAATCTTGTTGATCTTCTCCTCAATCTCAAGGCTTTTCAGGTAGTCAAACTCAGGCTCATGGCTCTGGAAGGTGCTGTAAACATTGTACTCTCCTCTGCACTGTTGCTGATTCTTactctgaaaaagaaaaacagaagagttAAGTTCAAGACCTTTACTGACAGCAGGAACCAGCCTTTCATTCTTAAATtctgaatgaaataaaatgtgcagcCTATGTGACCAAAGTATGAATAATCTGATGTGAAAAACAATGATCACAGATTAACTTTAATCAGATGAGTGACCAAAACTTACCTCTGGCTCCTGCTGAAAGATGACAACACGACCTCCCTTGTCCCCAGTGGCTAGCAGCTCCCCAGAGTGGTTGAATTCAACCGTAGAAATTATGTCAGCTGTCAATAAAGTTGAGAAATTAGAATCAATCAAatcatctatttttttttatctaccctaattttaaatgtcaatttCTTTTATTACAACTGTAGTAAGGACACCAACTGTGTAAATCTGAGGTGTGTTCGACATGAAAAGATTTTCGCACTGATTAACAAGGGTTTTGTGGTTGAACGATTTACTTCCTCCCAATGATACCTGATATTCCTCCAGCAGATATATCAATATTGtatgtttactgctgttttaAAAACCTATGAGGTGAGAAAACATTGTCAACCACGGTGAGAACACAACTGATCAGTGTTGTACATGTTTAACTAAACAAACACTACAACGTGGTAGTGCAATGAAACTTGAAGATGAGGTGGAAAACAAACTTTGCTGCTATTCAGTGCCTCTCAAAGACAAGCATTCTCATCAAATCCTACAATACAACAATCAATCCCTGTTTACTGACTCACACTATTCTGAGCTAGAGCAAGCCTTAATATAGACTATGGTGTTGTTCCTCTCGTAACACAGAACAAAGTGCCTGGGACTGCCTGACTCCACACAAGctcacagataaaaacaaaatgtgaagcAGACTATTTCAgtagaagtaaaataaaaactgcaacaTTACTGTCGTGTTTTCAGCTTATGTACGGCTATGTATACTATTGACACAAGGAGAGGctcacatttatatatttgttctcAGGCAAAGCTTACTGTAAACAACTGTGCCATCATCATGTACTGTAAACATAGGTGTATAGGGCATTTGTGAATTTACTAATTAGACAATGGAATAAAGGGTGATTagttattttttcacttttggtCTTCATGCTAATATGGATACAAAAACTACAATGAGCACATATATAAGAAAAAACTCAACTAGCTTGTGGAGATACATTTCTACTTCATGAGCAAATTATGAGCATGGAAAGGTTGGTGGTCATAGTACAGCATTGATTGCTGTAGATAATGTCTGCAAGCATGGACTGGTCAGTAGAGTGTGACGAGCCATAAGTGCAAGCTTGAGGATCACTTCGGCTCAAAATATCTGTGCGGATATGAACTCCTGTTAATAATCTAAACAACTGTTTAAGCCTGGGTTGTAATGCATCAAATCCAAAATCCACTATTGATAAGAAGGTTTGCTTGCAAGGAACTAGGTCAAAACATTCTGTCAGGACACTTTCCTGCCAGGGTTTTCATTTCATACTGTGATGCTTTGATCACATTGCAGTTCCAGTCACCTCTATTGTAATGGGTTTGCAGTATATGTCCATTTCCAACCGCATGGCTAAATACCAACAGAATCCAAGTAGGGAAAGTTTTCCTTTTGACTTGGCTGATCAGACCCTTTAGTTCTAGGACATTCATGCACTATGAAGCAAATCTGAAGTAGAAGTCAAGTAAAATGGTTAGTCAACCAAATAACTTTTTGAACTTACTTCTAAATAGCAAAATGTCCTTGTCTTGCAGAGTTTAAAACCTGTGACTTTTCAGTTCCAATATGCATTGCACTCTCCAGCGTGCAAGcattaaataacacacactgGACTAATCTAAACCAGGGGATTATAAAAGTAGTGGCTGTTGACAGTTTGCAGCAATTATGTCAGAAATAGAAAGTTTTACCAGTCTATAAACAGGCCTACCGGACTATGAGCAAGTGTCACACACCACTGACCCGTTTACTTCAGTGCAGACAGACTGGTGCTCACAAATAGCCATTAGTCATAAAGCTTTTCATATGTATAAATACCGCAAACCCTTTAGCATTGAAGCTAACTAAACAGAGGCGTACACAGGGTGCCGTACAGACAGCTCACTGTGGCAGGTCTTCAGTTCAGTGACCACCACATGGACTTACCTTCTGCGACATCATCATCTATGGCTCCTTTGACTTGAGAGAAGCACCACTGCACATCACTGTTCCCACCACCGGCCcctgcacaacacaacaacacgttTCAACACAACGACACCGTTTAGGACAACTTTACACGCGTTAGCTCGGTGCTAACTAagctaataaaaaaaaggtcttAAATGACTTATGCTAACAGAACAAGGCGCTGTGTAACTTTTTACTTATCACATATTATCATTGGACGAGCTACCTATTCAGGGAGATACTTTAAACTTGTTTGCTGTAGAAAACACTCATTTTCACgctgacagtgacacacacgcacacatacatacatacacacacgcgcactaGCATCTTGAAAGTATCCTAGCTTGTCAGTTAGCCTGCGCTGGGTAACCACAACACAGGAGACAAACCCAGCATCTGTGCGTGACGGGACGGACACAGCAGAATAACAGCGACACCTCGGACACGATCACCGTCTGAACTCTGGAGCTTTTACCTGCCATGGCTCGGACGGAGGGGGACTCTGTAGCGGGCTCGGGCCCTGGACTCGGAGCAGAGCAGTGCCGCTGACCCGGGTCGGTTGGGCGGTTCTGACCGAGGAGCAGCGGAGGAATGAAGCGGGGAAGTGGCGCACGGAACTCCGCTCGCCGCACAAGTCCCAGGCCCCGGTCGACACAGACGTACCGAAGCAGTTTCCGACCGAGGAAACTAAAGTACAGACCCGAGTGGTGGCTTTCAGACTTTGCTCTCTACTTTGAGATTTCCCTCGCCTCTGCCTCTCCCAGCGTTCACACTTTCAAAATGGCGCAACTCGGGCGGCGCTCAACATCCTTCACCGTGAGGGAGCGGTGGCGGGGGAGCACCGGGACATTTGAACCCGGCTGGCTCTCAAACCGTCAACAACACGGGGGGGGGATTACTGTCACTGAAACCCCCCCGGGTCACTTGATTTATTGCACGTTTCGACCCCAATGGAAATCCAAAAGGACTTTTTGGGTGAAAACCCTGTAATAGCTTGAACCCCGCCCGTGTGCGTTGTGGCAGTGGAAAGAATCGAGCTCACCCGCGCCCGCACAGTGAATTCAGCAAAAGTGAAGTGAGAAAACTGAACTAGATTAAATAGtttaatttcactttaattTAAACTCACATCATATGTAATGAATTCGATTCATAATGTTTCAAATAACGTTCAATTGATTGAATTCAATTAAGTATTCATTTTAGATCAATTGATttctttgacaaaaacaaaatcaagttGGATGTTTGCTGTTCATTAAGCCTCAGATATTAGTAACATCCAGACTCATTGTTCTGACAACATATGGAAATAAACAGAACACAAAGGCACCTCTGGGGTCACCTGCCAGACATCAGTCAGTTTAGTTTAAATACCAGTCTAATGAAGTCCACCTCAGTTTCTAGATGTGAAGAGCTAGCGACAAACGAACTGCTCCCATCGCCCGGCCCGGCCCAGATTTACCCACAAACAGCCCCAGAGCAAAATACTGGTTGGCCcctatatgtatttttttttactgcagacatttttataCTTCATTCCTGTCATAGTAGGAAAAGCACAAGTGGGAGTCTTCACATAAATGACTATATTATATTCACATGCCCCTGTAAATCCTATCAGTGTAACAATGTCACCAAGGCCTTAAAACGTTTAAACTGAGCAAGGTAGGGCCTCAAGATTGGGTGATACTGCAGATGTTGCCTAAAggttagggctgggcaataaaacaatataatgttCATTCAAAAAGTTCAATATACGTCCCTGTATGGaatatgcattgtgtaagcacagcTACAAGATATATTACACATAAATGAGCTACCtcacatttgttaaatgtttgaaGTGTTTGCCATTTTCTGCACAGAAAGAATAGTTTAAAACTTCAACCTTGCAGGAGCACAAATCAGTTTTTACATTccaagaaataataatgtgacatttatcataaTAATAGCAGTTACCCATCACATCCACCTGCTGATTAATACACATGATTTTGCCCGAAAGGCAGACAAATTCCCTGAAGACCACCGTAGCAGAAAAAAAGCATACCCACTGATAACATGACTGCTGATATGTCTTATTTATATGTACCTTTGTCAAACTTTACATGTGCTTCCcaagaaaaaatgtatgaaatgaaaacacaatactGCTTTTGTATGCTACATGATGATAGACACACATATTGTATAGCTTCACTGTGTTAACTTTGCAGCTCAGCAGATATCACAGTTTC includes:
- the LOC117768497 gene encoding serine/threonine-protein phosphatase 2A 55 kDa regulatory subunit B alpha isoform, which codes for MAGAGGGNSDVQWCFSQVKGAIDDDVAEADIISTVEFNHSGELLATGDKGGRVVIFQQEPESKNQQQCRGEYNVYSTFQSHEPEFDYLKSLEIEEKINKIRWLPQKNAAQFLLSTNDKTIKLWKISERDKRPEGYNLKEEDGRYRDPNTVTTLRVPVFRPMDLMVEASPRRVFANAHTYHINSISVNSDCETYLSADDLRVNLWHLEITDRSFNIVDIKPANMEELTEVITAAEFHPNQCNTFVYSSSKGTIRLCDMRASALCDNHAKIFEEPEDPNNRSFFSEIISSISDVKFSHSGRYMMTRDYLTVKIWDLNMESRPVETYQVHEYLRSKLCSLYENDCIFDKFECCWNGNDSVVMTGSYNNFFRMFDRGYRQDVTLEASRENSKPRSVLKPRKVSTGGKRKKDEISVDSLDFNKKILHTAWHPLDNIIAVATTNNLYIFQEKLN